In the genome of Cryptococcus deuterogattii R265 chromosome 6, complete sequence, one region contains:
- a CDS encoding lupus La protein encodes MSAEQAAASIPEESKEVELGPLPSVEGKSEDEVKELLGKAAKQVRFYFSDSNLPVDKYFFSLTCCNAEGWVPIKTISTFKRMKDFESLGVPFVAYALRLSIKEDGNDPLVAVSEDGENVRRKRPLEKNTTAWDRSVYIKGFGEEETEANTQEKIEAYCDQFGKINAVRMRRGDIEGKGAAGKGKGQFKGSVFVEFAYEADAKKFAEQESIPKFTSDGPEMTFMSKDAYVKMKAKEKGIPEGDINRGGQSKSRPEGKFNAFREMEKAKHGQLPSLAKIPDGVAIVGSRPEVKNLKAGENKKRSREDDDEEREGKEARTDEPEPLVIEYNGASLECDRHTGKVLDRSKVAFEINSAVKFINHGENPDWKDLKAQVSNVIASPFLAFPPGSSSGTIAKSDNSVINDEEFEKLKEAKMTFGGAEVEWARMTEEEHRDFWYTRACFKGKQAAQALNEKEEKEKRGRGGRGGRGGGRGGRGRGGRGGRGGRGGKGGRGGRDRGDRKEDNQAGFPPKLATGEQ; translated from the exons ATGTCTGCCGAGCAAGCCGCTGCTTCTATCCCTGAAGAGTCCAAAGAAGTCGAACTCGGCCCTCTCCCCTCCGTCGAAGGAAAgtctgaagatgaagttAAGGAGCTCCTTGGCAAGGCTGCTAAGCAGG TCCGATTTTACTTCTCAGACTCCAACTTGCCCGTAGACAAgtacttcttctccctcaccTGCTGCAATGCCGAGGGATGGGTCCCCATCAAGACCATTAGCACTTTCAAGCGTATGAAGGACTTCGAGTCTCTTGGAGTCCCCTTCGTTGCCTACGCTCTGCGTTTGTCCatcaaggaggatggtaACGACCCTCTTGTTGCGGTTAGTGAAGACGGTGAGAAcgtgaggaggaagaggccTTTGGAGAAGAACACCACCGCTTGGGATCGGTCTGTGTACATT AAAGGCTtcggtgaggaggaaacaGAGGCAAACACCCAAGAGAAGATCGAGGCATACTGTGATCAGTTCGGCAAAATCAATGCTGTCCGTATGAGACGAGGAGATATTGAAGGCAAGGGAGCTGCTGGAAAGGGCAAGGGTCAATTCAAG GGATCCGTTTTCGTTGAGTTCGCCTACGAAGCTGATGCCAAAAAATTTGCCGAGCAAGAAAGCATCCCCAAGTTCACCTCTGATGGTCCTGAAATGACTTTCATGTCCAA GGATGCTTATGTCAAGATGAAGGCtaaggagaagggtatcCCCGAGGGTGACATCAACCGTGGAGGCCAGAGCAAATCTAGGCCTGAAGGCAAATTCAACGCCTTtagggaaatggagaaggccAAGCACGGTCAACTTCCTTCTCTGGCTAAGATCCCCGACGGCGTTGCTATTGTTGGTTCTAGGCCTGAAGtgaagaacttgaaggCCGGagaaaacaagaagaggtctagggaggatgatgacgaagagcgagaaggcaaggaggCCAGGACTGATGAACCCGAGCCCCTCGTGATTGAATACAATGGTGCTTCTCTTGAATGTGACCGTCACACCGGTAAGGTGCTGGATCGCTCCAAGGTCGCCTTTGAAATCAACTCTGCTGTGAAGTTCATCAACCACGGTGAGAACCCTGATTGGAAGGATCTCAAG GCCCAAGTTAGCAATGTTATtgcctctcctttcctcgcTTTCCCCCCtggatcttcttctggtaCCATCGCTAAGAGCGATAACTCCGTCATCAACGAcgaagagtttgagaagctcaaggaggCTAAGATGACTTTCGGTGGCGCTGAGGTTGAGTGGGCCCGTATGACAG AGGAGGAGCACCGAGATTTCTGGTACACCCGAGCATGTTTCAAGGGCAAGCAGGCTGCTCAGGCTTTgaacgagaaggaagagaaggaaaagcgAGGGCGTGGTGGGCGAGGTGGTCGTGGCGGTGGTCGTGGAGGCCGAGGTCGAGGTGGTCGTGGTGGTCGTGGCGGTCGAGGCGGCAAGGGTGGACGAGGCGGCCGTGATCGTGGTGACCGAAAGGAAGATAACCAGGCTGGCTTTCCTCCTAAGCTTGCCACTGGCGAGCAATAG
- a CDS encoding pre-mRNA-splicing factor ATP-dependent RNA helicase PRP16 codes for MSARSPRGATTEDEFSHQIAIEMSRIMNQVNPNDLLGKRIVDIAKGNRTGDAFLRAVSTFGQFPRDPMLSLHTRILAHLSVLQAQNQSGARRGSGHSPPRMLGGRPAGEQVEGMDHDDTDTLAPEPVRKGGLRRAGNAPTFKTPATARPSLLGLDKLAAEKRAAAAATADKNGPPSKKARKDEGQDDDEQSGGVFKVPAIPVRRDNVRVRPEETPSRGSGLSEEARARLEARRRERNKPSTGITASTADREHSREGLGDFQRRANRDRRDERGGGRESGQEEYGRDSRGGRNDWDRRQDGRDGKPWNAASTPRTSRADRDFDGGSARIPNRGWDETPRGSRGPGGWGKGERTSRGWDQTPRSARESPEQDGLDLNAKEWEEEQVKLDRDWYSYDDEGAVAADEDHNPFSQWENLERAKEEELQAKAVKRQTARQAQFNADNDLWETNRMQTSGVLQRGGVDDDFDDDSDSKVHVLVHDLKPPFLDGTVAYTKQLDPINPVKDGTSDMAIFAKKGSVLVRERRERQEREKAAAKAASIAGTTLGNLMGVKDEPDLGEEGQKDGVTENYKADSQFSSHLKKSEGVSNFAKTRTLKEQREYLPAFAVREELMGMIRDHQVLVVIGETGSGKTTQLGQFLYEDGYCANGMIGCTQPRRVAAMSVAKRVSEEMECTLGETVGYAIRFEDCTSKDTKIKFMTDGVLLRESLNEGDLDRYSVIILDEAHERSLSTDILMGLLRKSGRIHLPSEPPSVLTYCLVLTRRRDLKLIVTSATMNAEKFSQFFGNAATYTIPGRTFPVEIFHSKSPCEDYVDSAIKQVLQIHLSSSQGDILVFMTGQEDIECCCQVIEERLSQLDEPPPLAVLPIYSQMPADLQAKIFQPTPDGRRKVVVATNIAETSLTVDGILYVVDAGYSKLKVYNPKVGMDALQITPISQANCGQRAGRAGRTGPGFCYRLYTETAYLNELFASNIPEIQRTNLANTVLLLKSLGVKNLLEFDFMDPPPQENILNSMYQLWVLGALDNVGNLTSVGRKMSDFPMEPSLAKMLIVSVDYKCSSEMLTIVSMLSVPSVFYRPPQRAEESDAAREKFFVPESDHLTLLHVYTQWKSNGYSDSWCMKHFLHPKLMRKAREVRGQLEDIMKQQKMDLLSVGTDWDIVRKCITAGYFHQAARVKGVGEYMNIRTGLPCVLHPTSALYGLGYMPDYVVYHELVLTSKQYMMCVTSVDPYWLADLGSVFFSIREKNFDALARARANRDFSKKTEMEAEMARQREEMERAKAEKIKKEAVAKTPRIGGIGVAYTPKSAGIGAGARSSATPRRRAGGI; via the exons CAGGAAAGGTGGCTTAAGAAGGGCCGGTAAT GCACCGACTTTCAAGACTCCCGCTACAGCTAGACCGTCATTACTGGGTCTGGACAAGTTAGCCGCTGAGAAACGTGCAGCAGCGGCCGCCACAGCGGACAAAAACGGCCCGCCGTCTAAAAAGGCtcgaaaagatgaaggacaagatgatgacgaacAATCAGGTGGTGTCTTCAAAG TGCCCGCCATTCCGGTTCGAAGGGATAATGTCCGAGTGCGACCTGAGGAAACACCCAGTCGAGGATCTGGCCTCTCAGAAGAGGCTCGCGCTCGGCTTGAAGCTCGGCGTAGGGAACGCAACAAGCCTAGTACGGGCATTACTGCGAGTACTGCCGATCGCGAACATTCAAGAGAGGGCCTTGGGGATTTCCAGAGGAGGGCGAATAGGGACAGACGGGATGaacgaggtggaggcagagaGTCAGGACAGGAGGAATACGGCAGAGATAGTCGAGGAGGGCGGAATGACTGGGACAGAAGACAAGATGGTAGAGACGGCAAACCGTGGAATGCAGCATCGACGCCACGCACCTCTCGTGCAGACAGAGACTTTGATGGCGGTAGCGCGCGTATCCCCAATCGAGGCTGGGATGAAACACCACGTGGGTCACGCGGTCCTGGCGGGTGGGGCAAGGGAGAGCGCACATCCAGGGGTTGGGATCAAACTCCGAGATCGGCTAGAGAGTCACCGGAACAGGATGGGTTGGATCTTAACGCTAaagaatgggaggaagagcaagtcAAGCTGGATCGAGACTGGTATAGttacgatgatgaaggggCAGTG GCTGCGGATGAAGATCATAATCCATTCTCACAATGGGAGAATTTAGAAAgagcaaaggaggaagaactgCAAGCCAAAGCTGTCAAACGCCAAACTGCCCGTCAAGCTCAATTT AATGCGGATAATGACCTTTGGGAAACTAACCGAATGCAAACATCCGGTGTTCTCCAAAGAGGAGGCGTTGACGACGACTTTGACGATGACTCTGATTCCAAAGTCCATGTTTTGGTGCATGACCTCAAACCTCCCTTTCTGGATGGTACTGTGGCATATACAAAACAACTTGATCCCATCAATCCTGTCAAGGATGGCACAAGTGACATGGCTATCTTTGCTAAGAAAGGAAGTGTTTTGgtgagggaaaggagggaaaggcaggagagggaaaag GCAGCGGCAAAGGCGGCGTCAATCGCAGGTACCACCCTAGGTAATCTTATGGGTGTCAAGGATGAACCAGATCTCGGTGAAG AGGGTCAGAAAGATGGCGTGACAGAGAATTACAAAGCTGATTCGCAATTTTCGAGTCATCTCAAGAAATCTGAAGGTGTTTCGAACTTTGCAAAGACTCGTACCTTGAAAGAGCAGCGAGAATATTTGCCGGCTTTTGCGGTACGAGAAGAGCTAATGGGAATGATACGAGATCACCAAG TGCTTGTCGTCATCGGAGAGACCGGGTCAGGCAAAACAACTCAGCTGGGACAATTTTTGTATGAGGACGGGTACTGCGCGAACGGAATGATTGGTTGTACCCAACCACGTCGTGTAGCTGCCATGTCTGTGGCCAAGCGTGTCAGcgaggaaatggag TGTACCCTAGGAGAAACTGTTGGCTACGCTATCCGTTTCGAAGACTGTACATCCAAAGATACCAAAATTAAGT TCATGACAGATGGTGTCTTGCTTCGAGAGTCATTGAACGAAGGCGATTTGGATCGATATAGTGTGATCATCCTTGACGAAGCACACGAGCGATCGCTGAGTACAGATATCCTGATGGGTCTTTTGCGAAAAAGTGGGAGAATACATTTACCTTCTGAGCCGCCGTCAGTACTGACTTATTGTCTAGTTCTCACCCGCCGACGCGATCTCAAACTCATTGTTACCTCAGCCACCATGAACGCGGAAAAG TTCTCTCAATTTTTTGGTAACGCCGCCACTTATACTATTCCTGGTCGTACCTTCCCCGTGGAGATCTTCCATTCTAAATCACCTTGCGAAGATTACGTTGATAGCGCCATTAAGCAAGTTCTCCAAATCCATCTGTCAAGTTCGCAAGGAGATATTTTGGTTTTCATGACAGGTCAAGAGGATATCGAATGTTGCTGTCAAGTCATTGAAG AACGACTGTCTCAACTTGATGAACCCCCGCCTTTGGCTGTGCTGCCAATCTACTCTCAAATGCCAGCGGACTTACAAGCCAAAATCTTCCAGCCGACCCCAGATGGTCGACGTAAGGTCGTTGTTGCTACCAACATCGCGGAGACTTCGCTCACAG TTGATGGTATCCTTTATGTTGTCGACGCCGGATACTCGAAGCTCAAGGTATACAACCCTAAGGTCGGAATGGATGCTTTGCAGATCACGCCCATCAGTCAAGCGAACTGTGGTCAACGTGCTGGTCGTGCCGGTCGTACAGGTCCGGG TTTCTGTTACCGGCTGTACACTGAGACAGCATATCTCAACGAGCTGTTTGCTAGCAACATCCCTGAAATCCAGAGGACCAATTTGGCAAACACCGTTCTACTTCTTAAGTCGTTGGGTGTCAAGAATCTACTCGAGTTTGATTTTATGgaccctcctcctcag GAAAACATTCTTAACTCCATGTACCAGCTCTGGGTACTTGGCGCTCTAGACAACGTGGGCAATTTGACCTCTGTTGGTCGCAAAATGTCCGACTTCCCAATGGAACCATCCCTCGCCAAGATGCTCATTGTCTCCGTTGACTACAAATGTTCCTCTGAGATGCTCACCATCGTGTCAATGCTGTCCGTGCCATCAGTGTTTTACAGACCTCCTCAAAGAGCAGAGGAGAGTGACGCTGCCAGGGAAAAGTTCTTTGTGCCTGAAAGCGACCATTTGACACTCTTACATGTTTACACTCAGTGGAAGAGCAATGG GTACAGTGATTCTTGGTGCATGAAACATTTCCTGCACCCGAAGCTCATGAGGAAGGCCCGTGAGGTGCGAGGACAGTTGGAGGATATTATGAAACAGCAAAAGATGGATCTTTTGTCTGTTGGAACAGATTGGGATATTGTTAG AAAATGTATCACTGCTGGCTACTTCCATCAAGCGGCGAGAGTTAAAGGCGTTGGGGAGTACATGAACATTCGAACAGGG TTGCCTTGTGTTCTTCATCCTACTTCCGCATTGTATGGTCTTGGTT ATATGCCTGATTATGTTGTGTATCACGAGCTTGTATTAACGTCCAAAC AATACATGATGTGTGTAACCTCGGTGGATCCGTATTGGCTTGCCGATCTCGGTAgcgtcttcttttcaattAGAGAGAAAAACTTCGATGCTTTGGCTCGCGCACGAGCGAATAGAGACTTTAGTAAGAAAacagagatggaagctgaGATGGCCAGACAGCGAGAAGA GATGGAACGAGCGAAAGctgagaagatcaagaaggaagctgTGGCAAAGACTCCCAGAATTGGCGGGATTGGAGTAGCATATACACCGAAAAGTGCAGGTATCGGTGCGGGCGCGAGGTCATCTGCGACACCGAGAAGACGAGCAGGAGGCATTTAA